Sequence from the Candidatus Methylomirabilis sp. genome:
ATGCGCTGCATGAGGGGGCCGTCGTTGGTGAGAAGGAGGAGCCCCTCGGAGGCAAAATCCAACCGGCCGACGGGGTACACGCGAGGGAGCCGGCGGGGCAACAGGTCGGTCACCACCGGTCGCCCCTGCGGATCCCGGAGGGAGGTGATGACGCCCGGCGGCTTGTGGAGGACCAGGTACACGGCGGGAGCCGCCCGGCGGAGGGGCCGGCCGTCCACCTCGATGGCGTCCGCGGCGGGATCCGCTCGGGTCCCGAGGAGGCGAACCACCACCCCGCCCACCGCCACCCGTCCTTCCCGGATCAGCTCCTCGCAGGCGCGCCGGGAGCCGAACCCGGCCCGCGCCAGGATCTTCTGGAGCCGTTCCCCGGGATCGCTCACCCCCTCCCCTCCGAGGCTCCGGCGGAGGGGGGGGGAGCCGGAGGCGCAGGCGCCGCGCCCGTCGCGGGGCGAGCCGCGGCATCCGCCGACTCCCGCTCCCCCGAAGGGTCGTCCGCCGGCGGCCGAGAGGCCAGGGGAGAGGCGACCAGGGCGTCGATCTCCCCCAGGGTGGGAAGCTCCGAGAGGTCCTGGAAGCCGAAGTATTCCAGGAAGGCCCTGGTGGTGCCGTA
This genomic interval carries:
- a CDS encoding pseudouridine synthase, giving the protein MSDPGERLQKILARAGFGSRRACEELIREGRVAVGGVVVRLLGTRADPAADAIEVDGRPLRRAAPAVYLVLHKPPGVITSLRDPQGRPVVTDLLPRRLPRVYPVGRLDFASEGLLLLTNDGPLMQRMLHPAFAVPRTYHARVRGIPSAATLHTMCRGVHVQGERLRALEARLLRATDRNGWVEVVVAEGKHHEVRRLCQALGHPVLRLRRVAFGPLRLGRLRRGEWRPLSERELAALRVLGRTKPLKALGR
- a CDS encoding SMC-Scp complex subunit ScpB; translated protein: YGTTRAFLEYFGFQDLSELPTLGEIDALVASPLASRPPADDPSGERESADAAARPATGAAPAPPAPPPSAGASEGRG